CGCCGCGGCTCCCATCGCCGTCTCGGCCGGGCCCATCTTGAGCGACGCCGTCGCCCGAAGACAGGCCGCTGCTCTGGGCGTGGGAGCCAGCACGTCCGCGCTGGTGGGCATCGACCTGGGGGCGTGGAGGAACAACGAAGTGGTGGCCGAGCTCAACGAGGTGGCGCGCAGCAAAGTGGAAGGCTGGCCCAACCGACCCAAAGTCGTCCGGGACGTCCTGCTGGCACTGAGCTCCTGCGTTCCCTTCGCCGTGCGCTTCAGGAAAGATCACAACCTGGTGGGACGGGTGCTGGCTTTCGACGCCGCCGCCACGCCCGCCGCCGAGCTGGAGCTCAAGGTCTTCGCCGAGTACCCCGTGGGCTCGGGCGTCATCTTCTCCTGCGTCCCCGACCTGGTCCGGCAGATGTTCCGGGACGCCGCCAAGGACGCCGGCAAGGCCGTCAACTCGGGCTTGCGCTACGTGGAGTACGAGAAGCGACAAGGGAGCGGCGACTGGCGGGGCCTGGCGGAGCTTTTGAACGACGGCGTGCGCATGTTTAAGGAGCCGCCCATTCCCGAGGTCCTCCCGCACCcggatggcggcggcggcctgtCCGGCGCCTCTGCCGCCCCACGCTCCGCCTCGGCCAAGGGCGGCGCACGGCGCCGGAAAGCCTCCCCGGGGTCCGAGAACGGTGAAagcgaaggccgacccgaggtGTGGCCCAGGGGCGCCTACCCCGGGATGGAAGCGCTTCCGGGGATGGGTGCCCCTCAGGACGGCCCCCCTCGCCTGCACGGCCAGCCCTCGCCCATGTCGGCGCTCATGGGGGTGGCGGACAGCCTGAGCTCGGGCCAGGTGGCCAGAGACAGCCCCGGCGCCTCCTCGGCCGTGGGGCGCGCCGCCTCCGCCAGCCCctcggccgccgccgcctccaccTCGGTCCCGCAGACGGGTGGCGGCGAGTCtgccggcggcggcgccgccgccggggGTCAGGGCGCCCTGCTCTGCTGCACCCTGTGCCGGGAACGGCTGGAGGACACCCACTTTGTCCAGTGTCCCTCGGTGCCGCACCACAAGTTCTGCTTCCCCTGCACCAGAGGCTTCATACGCAGCCAGGGCCAAGGAGGAGAGGTGTACTGCCCCAGCGGGGAGCGCTGTCCCCTGGCCGGATCGGCCGTGCCCTGGGCCTTCATGCAGGGCGAGATCTCCACCATCTTGGCCGGCGACGGGGACGTGACGGTAAAGAAAGAGAGCGACCCCTGACCTCGCCGTCCCCTCGGTCAGCGGCGGTGGTGAGTAacagctccttttttttctgacaatatATCTCCGTGATCTTAAGTTGTAAGTTGCAAAAAAGGCCGATAAAATGACCACAATAATCAAGCAAAACACAACTTGGTTCATCACATTGGATGCTAACTAATTCAATTGCACGCTATTTCTTAGTACATTTATTTCAATGTGGTCGGTtgagctccatctagtgttcgAGCTGAGAAGTGCAACCAAAAGGAGGTTAAACTCCAGCCTCTTGCATGGGCCCTTTTCAATGCTATTTTGTTGTCCGCGGGCTGTCGTCCGGACACCGTTGGCTTATGATATTTAGCTGAAAATGACAGAATTGAGGGTTTGGATGCATTTTGAATGTTTATATTTGTCCTTTTTCTGCCCCCCAGCGGAGCACGCCACTGACGCCGACGATTCCAAAGCACTTCCCGAGCACGTCGAGCAGAGTCGGTGGGTGGGTGGATCCTGGCCGTATTTCCTCATGTGcctcgagagagagagagagagagcgagaggatgGGTGAGACAAGGATGATGAGACTCTTGCTTTTCGTCAGGCTATTTTCCAAATTTAGAATAGAAAGCACACGCTTGTTACAGATCACAAAGTCCCccccggcaaaaaaaaaaaatgacggatCACGTTGATAACGGAAGGTTAATgctcggcaaaaaaaaaaaatcttcaaaaataTTCTTGTGTAAAAGTATTTTCCTTTTGGAAGGCGCGGATGGAATGGGCGTGGCAGACCCCCCCCCAACATGTCAACTTCCTTTTGAAAATGGCCGTAAATTCTATTTTTGATACAAGTCCAATTTCAGTCATTCGTTTTGTTTCTAGTCCGAAGACCAAAGACGGACGGCGTCCTACTCGAAAAGGCTCGCTCGCTCATTCTTTAACTGGCGCGAGCGGCGTTTATTTACTTTGTGTCATGCGTATATAAGTTAACTGGCACGGAAATGTTTTAACGGTTATGGACAAACTTTGTTGGATGTCAACGCTAAATGacaaagtacagtggtacctcgtgaTACGAGCTTCATTCGTTCCCAGCTCGTGTGTTCATTTACTCTTCACTCAAATTGGCCATCCATtaacaaagtatcaaataaTATTTCACAGTACTGTGCTGGCATATCCAAATTGGTCTGATATCTCAAGCTAAACATTTGCGTGAAAATGGACTCTGATTTCCAatagctcatatgtcgaggtattactgtagttgaAATGCTGCCTGTTCTCTCGTTTACTGTTTGTTTCACAAGCGTGAGTGACATATGCTCAGatggaactgttttttttaaacatactttATTCAATAAATACCAAACAAACCCCAGCGCGTTGTATGCTCTTTTAGTATTTGTCATACTAATATTTTTATTCCCCTTTTGACCCAATTTTATACAGCCCTCCAAAAAATAGGTGACAAAATCAATGTTTGTATTTGACAAAATTCATTCTTAGAATACATGTAGAGAATGCGTGCTATTAAGAGGCTGAAAAAGATTGCAAAAACCATCCGACAAGGTGAAGAATCTTCACAAAAGGTAAGATGAAGTTGATTGAATGTCATTGCATGCATAAAATGTTCTTGCAAAAATTGCTTTCCAAGTGTCCGTGGCTCAGATGGGACAGCTGCCGTTGCCCAGCGCTTCCTGAGCTGCCTTCAGGGTCTCCCTCTTCACGCATTTCCAGTAGCCGCACAAGCCGTTCTGCGGCTGAACCTGCACGTGGAACAAACACAGTTGCAATTGACTGGGAAGAAAAATCGCCACCCAGCGGCAGGTCAGGCTTTTCAAactattgtaaggcttttttttcgtaaagtagtcaagaccttccgaTAATGACGAAAAAAAAGTAGAGTACAAATATAACCAATGTGTGAATATTAGTCAACTAACTGCTAACTTTTTCAACGCCAAACTTTTCTCCCTCAGGTCCTAATGCCAAGTCCTAAGTATGATCTGGAGACAAAACAACAGATACTACTCCCCAATCCTGTGaaatggtggcccagtggataagtcaccagtctgccacctctgtggtcctgggttcaagtcccggtgcgtgcaaagattttcacactattattcaggtaaatgaaaggggtAAAAGTACaggtactactgctttctcccacagggtggtggcccagtggctaagtcatcagtctcccacatttgtggttggtggttcaaatcccagtgcaggcaaaaattttcccaatattattcaggtaattgaaagaggtaaaagtacaagtactactgctttctctcacagggtggtggcccagtggataagtcatcagtctcccacatctgtggttgttggttcaaatcccagtgcaggcaaagatttttccactattattcaggtaaatgaaaggggtaaaagtacaagtactactgctttctcccacagggtggtggcccagtggctaagtcatccgtctcccacatctgtggttgttggttcaaatcccagtgcaggcaaagattttcccaatattattcagttaaaagaataagttaaaatatctaagtgtttaagtgtataagtataagtattcagtggtggatgaagcattttgtccaaaaaatgactaagtgtttcaccccatttccttggatctaacgtttcaacacccttgtataagtggagcacgagttggtgttgtgggttgcacactcgcctttgcaccgagagaacgtgagttcgcttcccggtgtcggcggttcactgaccaagcaagcggtcgagggtcggccgaaggccgacccgagaacgcctttcgcacatacaggtccatcaagtgtcttccgaactgccgaaggcagttcggaatataaccttttgctgaaaagtatgactaagtgtttcataaaaattaaaaagtttttctttttttttctcttcttcttattccattttccagaccacttggttcggtgatcagccaaagggcgacagcgggaagcgaacccaggtctcccacatgggagtccagtgcactaacctctgcgccaaccaagtggctacactttcctacgtcagcatttcagtgtcttgcctgcaaatacacagaaacgactaagggaaaaagtgtccgaagcgggaattgaacccggTTCTCCCAGACGAGAGACGGGTGAGCTAACCACTATGCTACCAAGTAGCTACACTTTCCTATGTCAGCATTTGAAGATCTTCACTGCAAatatatggaaacaaaaaaaggcttactatactatgtcattttttttaatcaaaaagctttactatactatgccattCTTTTTTAAGAAagagccttactaaactatgtcattttttgaatcaaaaagccttactatactatgtcgtttttttgaagaaaaggccttactatactatgtcatttttttgaagaaaaagccttactatactaagtagagtaaggcttttatttaaaaaaaaaacgacatagtatagtaaggctttttgattcaaaaaatgacaaagtatagtaaggcttttttcttcaaaaaaacgacatagtatagtaaggatttttcttcgaaaaaacgacatagtatagtaaggcttttttcttcaaagaaacgacatagtatagtaaggcttttctcttcaaaaaaacgacatagtatagtaaggcttttttcttcaaaaaaacgacaaagtatagtaaggcttttttcttcaaaaaaacgacatagtatagtaaggcttttttcttcaaaaaaacgacatagtatagtaaggcttttttcttcaaaaaaacgacatagtatagtaagactttttcttcaaaaaaaaaacgacatagtatagtaaggctttttgattcaaaaaaacgacatagtatagtaaggcttttttctttgaaaaaacgacatagtatagtaaggctttttattcagacaaaacgacatagtatagtaaggctttttgattcaaaaaatgacaaagtatagtaaggcttttttcttcaaaaaaacgacatagtatagtaaggattttttcttcgaaaaaacgacatagtatagtaaggcttttttcttcaaaaaaacgacatagtatagtaaggcttttctcttcaaaaaaacgacatagtatagtaaggcttttttcttcaaaaaaacgacatagtatagtaaggcattttcttcaaaaaaaacgacatagtatagtaaggcttttttcttcaaaaaaacgacatagtatagtaaggcttttttcttcaaaaaaaacgacatagtatagtaaggcttttttcttcaaaaaaacgacatagtatagtaaggcttttttcttcaaaaaaacgacatagtatagtaaggctttttgattcaaaaaaaaaacgacagtatagtaaggctttttgattcaaaaaaacgacatagtatagtaaggctttttgattcaaaaaacgacatagtatagtatactgtcattttttgaatcaaaaagccttactatactatgtcgttttttttttcagaaagccttactatactatgtcgtttttttgaagaaaaaagccttactatactatgtcgtttttttgaagaaaaagccttactatactatgtcgtttttttgaagaaaaagccttactatactatgtcgttttttttgaagaaaaaagccttactatactatgtcgtttttttgaagagaaaagccttactatactatgtcgtttttttgaagaaaaaagccttactatactatgtcgttttttcgaagaaaaaagccttactatactatgtcgttttttcgaagaaaaaagccttactatactatgtcgtttttttgaagaaaaaagccttactatactttgtcgtttttttgaagaaaaaagccttactatactttgtcgtttttttgaagaaaaaagccttactatactatgtcgttttttttgaagaaaaagccttactatactatgtcgtttttttgaagagaaaagccttactatactatgtcgtttttttgaagaaaaaagccttactatactatgtcgtttttttgaagaaaaaagccttactatactatgtcgttttttcgaagaaaaaagccttactatactatgtcgttttttgaagaaaaaagccttactatactatgtcgttttttgaagaaaaaagccttactatactatgtcgttttgtctgaataaaaaagccttactatactatgtcgttttgtctgaataaaaaagccttactatactatgtcgttttgtctgaataaaaagccttactatactatgtcgttttttcaaagaaaaaagccttactatactatgtcgttttttcgaagaaaaaagccttactatactatgtcgttttttcgaagaaaaaagccttactatactatgtcgttttttgaagaaaaaagccttactatactatgtcgttttgtctgaataaaaaagccttactatactatgtcgttttatctgaataaaaaagccttactatactatgtcgttttgtctgaataaaaaagccttactatactatgtcgttttgtctgaataaaaaagccttactatactatgtcgttttgtctgaataaaaaagccttacta
This portion of the Stigmatopora nigra isolate UIUO_SnigA chromosome 19, RoL_Snig_1.1, whole genome shotgun sequence genome encodes:
- the LOC144212476 gene encoding interferon regulatory factor 2-binding protein 1-like, coding for MSSTSQPSSRRQWCYLCDLPKMPWAMLWEFSEAVCRGCVNYDGVDRIELLIETARQLKSTHGVLEGRSPGPQQGKPSSAGSLEVGRPPHGERLERERDRERDRERDRERERERDRARADYGVSSRLPNGLHRAEDVALSESSRQSPNTRRAMTGAIPGLHGTISHALIAQGLVASPHGLLAPLSSSRAAAAAAAAAAAAAPIAVSAGPILSDAVARRQAAALGVGASTSALVGIDLGAWRNNEVVAELNEVARSKVEGWPNRPKVVRDVLLALSSCVPFAVRFRKDHNLVGRVLAFDAAATPAAELELKVFAEYPVGSGVIFSCVPDLVRQMFRDAAKDAGKAVNSGLRYVEYEKRQGSGDWRGLAELLNDGVRMFKEPPIPEVLPHPDGGGGLSGASAAPRSASAKGGARRRKASPGSENGESEGRPEVWPRGAYPGMEALPGMGAPQDGPPRLHGQPSPMSALMGVADSLSSGQVARDSPGASSAVGRAASASPSAAAASTSVPQTGGGESAGGGAAAGGQGALLCCTLCRERLEDTHFVQCPSVPHHKFCFPCTRGFIRSQGQGGEVYCPSGERCPLAGSAVPWAFMQGEISTILAGDGDVTVKKESDP